A genomic window from Micromonospora sp. WMMA1947 includes:
- a CDS encoding carbohydrate ABC transporter permease encodes MTKKIALNGAGLLVALFAAFPVYWMVATSLKPNREIFSSTPRPVPAEPTLEHYREILTGNLIPGVTFADFFLNSALVALATVLLSGLVALLAATAVARFRFKLRTTFLIMLLVVQMIPLEALVIPLFLMIQRLGLYNTLPSLILTYLGFSLPFAVWMLRGFVAAVPKELEEAAAIDGASRAQTFRKVLFPLVAPGLVATSIFSFITAWNELIFALTFINDQQKYTLPVAMTFFFGRDDTAWGSVMAASTLFTLPVIVFFLLVQRRMVSGLVAGAVKG; translated from the coding sequence ATGACGAAGAAGATCGCCCTCAACGGCGCGGGCCTGCTGGTCGCGCTCTTCGCCGCGTTCCCGGTCTACTGGATGGTGGCGACCTCGCTGAAGCCCAACCGGGAGATCTTCTCGTCCACGCCCCGGCCGGTGCCGGCGGAGCCGACGCTGGAGCACTACCGGGAGATCCTCACCGGCAACCTGATCCCGGGCGTGACGTTCGCCGACTTCTTCCTCAACAGCGCGCTGGTCGCGCTGGCGACGGTGCTGCTGAGCGGGCTGGTCGCGCTGCTCGCCGCGACCGCCGTGGCCCGGTTCCGGTTCAAGCTGCGCACCACGTTCCTGATCATGCTGCTGGTGGTGCAGATGATCCCGCTGGAGGCGCTGGTCATCCCGCTGTTCCTGATGATCCAGCGGCTCGGCCTCTACAACACGCTGCCCAGCCTGATCCTCACGTACCTCGGTTTCTCGCTGCCGTTCGCGGTCTGGATGCTGCGCGGCTTCGTCGCCGCGGTGCCCAAGGAACTGGAGGAGGCCGCCGCCATCGACGGCGCCAGCCGGGCCCAGACGTTCCGCAAGGTGCTGTTCCCGCTCGTCGCGCCCGGCCTGGTCGCCACCAGCATCTTCTCGTTCATCACCGCGTGGAACGAGCTGATCTTCGCGCTGACCTTCATCAACGACCAGCAGAAGTACACGCTGCCGGTGGCGATGACGTTCTTCTTCGGCCGGGACGACACCGCCTGGGGTTCGGTGATGGCGGCGTCCACGCTGTTCACCCTGCCGGTGATCGTCTTCTTCCTGCTGGTGCAGCGCCGGATGGTCTCCGGCCTGGTGGCGGGAGCGGTGAAGGGCTGA
- a CDS encoding sugar ABC transporter substrate-binding protein, with the protein MNRWKRLAPVTAIVASAALVLTACGGSGDDDKAADNSKLTVWMMGEGGDAQTAFLDSVEAEFKKKHPETDVVVQYIPWLEAPKKFQAALAGGEGPDVTELGNTETQGWAAQEALADVSDKFNGWSEGKDILPDLVKNAQLDGKQYGVPWYAGVRAVYYRTDWFAEAGVKPPTTWDEMVAAAKAVQAKKPGTYGIALPGNSELPFYSFLWGAGGEIATKEGDSWKSGYNTPEAQKAVKFWTDLVTVHKVAPPAAAGWNEVDARTQFATGKAAMAFAGSWQGGAMKKDNPDIEKVWGTFPIPGPDGKPAPAFAGGSDIAIWKDSERQALAWDYMTVLLSKQKDKEFASSLGFFPVYQDLVSSGDYANDKVMAAFATAIQNTKLTPLTPKWVEVSRTKTVTQAMNSSVIKGQKTVEKATADAATEMESILNAK; encoded by the coding sequence GTGAACAGGTGGAAGCGGCTGGCTCCGGTCACCGCCATCGTGGCGTCGGCCGCGTTGGTGCTGACCGCGTGCGGTGGCTCCGGCGACGACGACAAGGCCGCCGACAACAGCAAGCTCACTGTGTGGATGATGGGTGAGGGCGGCGACGCCCAGACCGCGTTCCTCGACAGCGTCGAGGCGGAGTTCAAGAAGAAGCACCCCGAGACCGACGTCGTGGTGCAGTACATCCCCTGGCTCGAGGCGCCGAAGAAGTTCCAGGCCGCGCTCGCCGGCGGGGAGGGCCCGGACGTCACCGAGCTGGGCAACACCGAGACCCAGGGCTGGGCCGCGCAGGAGGCCCTGGCCGACGTCTCGGACAAGTTCAACGGCTGGTCCGAGGGCAAGGACATCCTGCCCGATCTGGTCAAGAACGCCCAGCTCGACGGCAAGCAGTACGGCGTGCCCTGGTACGCCGGCGTCCGCGCCGTCTACTACCGCACCGACTGGTTCGCCGAGGCCGGAGTGAAGCCGCCGACGACCTGGGACGAGATGGTCGCCGCCGCGAAGGCCGTGCAGGCCAAGAAGCCCGGCACCTACGGCATCGCCCTGCCCGGCAACTCCGAGCTGCCGTTCTACTCCTTCCTCTGGGGTGCCGGCGGCGAGATCGCCACCAAGGAGGGGGACAGCTGGAAGTCCGGCTACAACACCCCCGAGGCGCAGAAGGCGGTCAAGTTCTGGACCGACCTGGTCACCGTGCACAAGGTCGCCCCGCCGGCCGCCGCCGGGTGGAACGAGGTCGACGCCCGTACCCAGTTCGCCACCGGGAAGGCCGCCATGGCGTTCGCCGGTAGCTGGCAGGGCGGCGCGATGAAGAAGGACAACCCCGACATCGAGAAGGTGTGGGGCACGTTCCCGATCCCCGGCCCGGACGGCAAGCCCGCCCCGGCGTTCGCCGGTGGCTCCGACATCGCCATCTGGAAGGACAGCGAGCGGCAGGCGCTCGCCTGGGACTACATGACCGTGCTGCTGAGCAAGCAGAAGGACAAGGAGTTCGCCAGCAGCCTCGGCTTCTTCCCGGTCTACCAGGACCTGGTCAGCAGCGGCGACTACGCCAACGACAAGGTGATGGCCGCCTTCGCGACCGCCATCCAGAACACCAAGCTGACCCCGCTCACCCCGAAGTGGGTCGAGGTCAGCCGGACCAAGACGGTGACCCAGGCGATGAACAGCTCGGTCATCAAGGGCCAGAAGACGGTCGAGAAGGCCACCGCCGACGCGGCCACCGAGATGGAAAGCATTCTCAACGCCAAGTGA
- a CDS encoding sugar ABC transporter permease: MTTLTEATDGAAARDTPARRRRRRVDHLPYLLLLPCLAIIAVLLLWPLGQVVWMSFHKLDSVRQLRGDREWPWVGLANYAQILGDPFFRTVLRNTVLFAIANVALTMILGTLVGLLLNRLGKKMATFVASCVMLAWATPALTGTIVWKWIFDDTSGLVTWLFNKLPDGLSTALFGRSDWTGYGWFNDPLLFFAILTLVVVWHSFPFIAVSVLAGLKSVPTELQEAARVDGAGPWKVFWSVTFPVLRPVFGILVVLSTIWDFKVFTQQFVLAGGTQDRSTFMLSIYSYAEAFSPPPKYGLGSAIAVILTVILLVVTALYVRMVLRQEDE; this comes from the coding sequence GTGACCACGCTGACCGAGGCCACCGACGGCGCCGCCGCGCGGGACACCCCCGCGCGGCGGCGCCGTCGCCGGGTGGACCACCTTCCGTACCTGCTTCTCCTGCCCTGCCTGGCGATCATCGCCGTGCTGCTGCTCTGGCCGCTCGGCCAGGTCGTGTGGATGTCCTTCCACAAGCTGGACAGCGTCCGGCAGCTGCGCGGCGACCGCGAGTGGCCGTGGGTCGGCCTGGCCAACTACGCGCAGATCCTCGGCGACCCGTTCTTCCGTACGGTGCTGCGCAACACCGTGCTGTTCGCGATCGCCAACGTGGCGCTCACGATGATCCTCGGCACCCTGGTCGGGCTGCTGCTCAACCGCCTGGGCAAGAAGATGGCCACGTTCGTGGCGAGCTGCGTGATGCTCGCCTGGGCCACCCCGGCGCTGACCGGCACGATCGTCTGGAAGTGGATCTTCGACGATACCAGCGGCCTGGTCACGTGGTTGTTCAACAAGCTCCCGGACGGGCTCTCCACGGCCCTGTTCGGGCGCAGCGACTGGACCGGCTACGGCTGGTTCAACGACCCGCTGCTGTTCTTCGCCATCCTGACGCTCGTGGTGGTCTGGCACTCGTTCCCGTTCATCGCGGTGAGCGTGCTGGCCGGGCTCAAGAGCGTGCCGACCGAGCTGCAGGAGGCGGCCCGGGTCGACGGCGCCGGGCCGTGGAAGGTGTTCTGGTCGGTCACGTTCCCGGTCCTGCGGCCGGTCTTCGGCATCCTCGTGGTCCTCTCCACGATCTGGGACTTCAAGGTCTTCACCCAGCAGTTCGTGCTGGCCGGCGGCACCCAGGACCGGTCCACGTTCATGCTGTCCATCTACTCGTACGCGGAGGCGTTCTCGCCGCCGCCCAAGTACGGCCTCGGCTCCGCCATCGCGGTCATCCTCACCGTGATCCTGCTCGTGGTGACCGCCCTGTACGTCCGCATGGTGCTGCGGCAGGAGGACGAATGA
- a CDS encoding transglycosylase: MELTVWGIITALVVGLIVGALGRLVVPGRQNMPIWLHMLIGVGAALLGTIVARASGFAETAGIDWRELMLQVLFAAIGVALVAGVGRRRGVSRY, translated from the coding sequence ATGGAGCTCACCGTTTGGGGCATCATCACCGCGCTGGTCGTTGGTCTGATCGTCGGCGCGCTGGGCCGGCTGGTCGTGCCGGGCCGTCAGAACATGCCGATCTGGCTGCACATGCTGATCGGTGTCGGTGCCGCGCTTCTGGGCACGATCGTGGCCCGGGCCTCCGGCTTCGCCGAGACCGCCGGTATCGACTGGCGCGAGCTGATGCTGCAGGTGCTCTTCGCCGCGATCGGTGTGGCCCTGGTGGCCGGCGTCGGCCGTCGCCGCGGCGTCTCGCGCTACTGA
- a CDS encoding enoyl-CoA hydratase-related protein — protein sequence MTSPDALVRVATARGVTTLTLDSPHNRNALSTPLMTQLLAGLADAVADDAVRAIVLDHTGPVFCSGADLKETAAAYASGTVPAGMLGDVLVAVRECPKPVVAKVAGPARAGGLGLIAAADLAVCAQEATFAFTEVRIGVIPAVISATVLPRLGQRAAAELYLTGDTFDGRRAAEIGLVTAAVPADELDAAVGRYCDSLVKGAPGALAGAKELLRRPAGADLRAEIAELAALSTGYFLSDEGREGVMAFREKRPAAWVPAGD from the coding sequence ATGACCTCTCCGGACGCTCTCGTGCGAGTCGCCACGGCCCGTGGGGTGACCACCCTCACCCTGGACAGCCCGCACAATCGCAACGCGCTCTCCACGCCCCTGATGACCCAGCTGCTGGCCGGGCTGGCCGACGCGGTGGCCGACGACGCGGTACGCGCGATCGTGCTCGACCACACCGGCCCGGTCTTCTGCTCCGGCGCCGACCTGAAGGAAACCGCCGCCGCGTACGCCAGCGGCACCGTGCCCGCCGGGATGCTCGGCGACGTGCTCGTCGCGGTGCGGGAGTGCCCGAAGCCGGTGGTGGCGAAGGTCGCCGGGCCGGCCCGGGCCGGTGGGCTGGGCCTGATCGCCGCCGCCGACCTGGCGGTCTGCGCGCAGGAGGCGACGTTCGCGTTCACCGAGGTGCGGATCGGGGTGATCCCGGCGGTGATCTCGGCGACCGTGCTGCCCCGGCTGGGCCAGCGGGCCGCCGCCGAGCTGTACCTGACCGGCGACACGTTCGACGGCCGCCGCGCCGCCGAGATCGGCCTGGTCACCGCCGCGGTGCCGGCCGACGAGCTGGACGCCGCCGTCGGGCGCTACTGCGACTCGCTGGTCAAGGGCGCGCCGGGGGCGCTGGCCGGGGCGAAGGAACTGCTGCGCCGGCCGGCCGGGGCCGATCTGCGGGCCGAGATCGCCGAGTTGGCCGCGCTGTCGACCGGGTACTTCCTCTCCGACGAAGGGCGCGAGGGCGTGATGGCGTTCCGGGAGAAGCGTCCCGCCGCCTGGGTGCCCGCCGGGGACTGA